Proteins encoded in a region of the Equus asinus isolate D_3611 breed Donkey chromosome X, EquAss-T2T_v2, whole genome shotgun sequence genome:
- the ERCC6L gene encoding DNA excision repair protein ERCC-6-like translates to MEASRAVAEAEALSPEQAARYLRYVKEAKEATKNGDLEEAFKLFNLAKDIFPNEKVMSRIQKIQEALEELAEHEDDEFTDVCNSGLLLYRELHNQLFEYQKEGIAFLYSLYRDGRKGGILADDMGLGKTVQIIAFLSGMFDASLVNHVLLIMPTNLINMWIKEFAKWTPGMRVKTFHGPSKDERTRNLNRIQQRNGVIITTYQMLINNWQQLSSLNSQQFVWDYVILDEAHKIKTSSTKSAICARAIPASNRILLTGTPIQNNLQELWSLFDFACQGSLLGTLKTFRMEYENPITRAREKDATPGEKALGFKISENLMAIIKPYFLRRTKEEVHMKKSSNPEVRLDEKNPDADAICEMPSLSRKNDLIIWIRLVPLQEEIYRKFVSLDHIKELLMETRSPLAELGVLKKLCDHPRLLSARACHLLNLGAVKFSVQDENEGEDSSDVDHLDKITDDTLMEESGKMIFLMDLLQRLRDEGHQTLVFSQSRQILNIIERLLKNRHFKILRIDGTITHLVEREKRINLFQQNKDYSVFLLTSQVGGVGLTLTAATRVVIFDPSWNPATDAQAVDRVYRIGQKENVVVYRLITCGTVEEKIYRRQVFKDSLIRQTTGDKKNPFRYFSKQELRELFTIEDFQNSATQLQLQSLHAAQRRSDKKLDEHIAYLHSLGIAGISDHDLMYTRDLSDKEELDVIEESHYIQQRVQKAQFLVGLESQNTEMERQRAGIEGIWLREPVFPSQTRKKCPALNKPQPRPSRLLTTLHSQEEEISSQMASVIIDDLLEESEKQDLSSMKMNVTVLQDGRHPRESTFDADLVATSPKGCGSVGEIWSDSLSGMALQKEASREGPTKEALHDNPLGSFNYLLSKSVRADLGPNLDQVKDDEILNPWSRWPVNPITSENQNTESNASVLTIADDDLSASHSALQDAQATEAQLEEQPLASSPQYVCDFNLFLEDSADNGKLSSHSLEHVEKENSLCGSAADAGAEFVPSKACLSVDLSEKDDEAEEEVVNVKVRNKARRIVSDGEEEHDTLKDASITNPFNLSPFQFSSVKQFDASTPKNDISPPGKFFSPKIPDSVNKSINSRRSLASRRSLINVVLDHVEDMEERLDSSSEAKVAGDYLEEGAEESSGEASEWTEEDPSGEMLSSEKKSSQLAPPEPGALAQEPSSDPAPLSSGQLVDSPQDRAVEAVNDYETLVRRGKELKECGNIQEALNCLVKALDIKSADPEVMLMTLSLYKQLNKT, encoded by the coding sequence ATATGTGAAAGAGGCCAAAGAAGCAACCAAGAATGGAGATCTGGAAGAAGCATTTAAACTTTTCAATTTGGCAAAGGACATTTTTCCCAATGAAAAAGTGATGAGCAGAATCCAAAAAATACAGGAAGCCCTGGAGGAGTTGGCAGAACATGAAGATGATGAATTCACAGATGTGTGCAACTCTGGACTGCTGCTTTATCGAGAACTGCACAACCAACTGTTTGAATACCAGAAGGAAGGCATAGCTTTCCTCTATAGCCTATATAGGGATGGAAGAAAAGGTGGTATCTTGGCAGATGATATGGGATTAGGGAAGACTGTTCAGATCATCGCTTTCCTCTCTGGTATGTTTGATGCTTCACTTGTGAATCATGTGCTGCTGATCATGCCAACCAATCTGATTAACATGTGGATAAAAGAATTTGCCAAGTGGACTCCAGGAATGAGAGTCAAAACCTTTCATGGTCCTAGCAAGGATGAACGTACCAGAAACCTCAATCGGATTCAGCAAAGGAATGGTGTCATTATTACTACATACCAAATGTTAATCAATAATTGGCAGCAGCTTTCAAGCTTGAACAGCCAACAGTTTGTGTGGGACTATGTCATCCTTGATGAAgcacataaaatcaaaacctcATCTACTAAGTCAGCAATATGTGCTCGTGCTATCCCTGCCAGTAATCGCATCCTCCTCACGGGAACCCCAATCCAGAATAATTTACAAGAACTGTGGTCCCTGTTTGATTTTGCTTGTCAAGGGTCCCTGCTAGGAacattaaaaacttttagaatgGAGTATGAAAATCCTATTACTAGAGCGAGAGAGAAGGATGCTACCCCAGGGGAAAAAGCCTTGGgatttaaaatatctgaaaacttaATGGCAATCATAAAACCCTATTTTCTCAGGAGGACTAAAGAAGAGGTACATATGAAAAAGTCAAGCAACCCAGAGGTCAGACTTGATGAAAAGAATCCAGATGCTGATGCCATTTGTGAAATGCCTTCCCTTTCCAGGAAAAATGATTTAATTATTTGGATACGTCTTGTACCTTTACAGGAAGAAATATACAGGAAATTTGTGTCTCTAGATCATATCAAGGAGTTGTTAATGGAGACACGCTCACCTTTAGCTGAGCTAGGTGTCTTAAAGAAGCTGTGTGATCATCCTAGGCTGCTCTCTGCACGGGCTTGTCATTTGCTGAATCTAGGGGCTGTCAAATTCTCTGTTCAAGATGAAAATGAAGGGGAAGATTCCTCAGATGTGGACCATCTTGATAAAATTACTGATGATACACTGATGGAAGAATCTGGAAAAATGATATTTCTAATGGACTTGCTTCAGAGACTTCGAGATGAAGGGCATCAAACTCTGGTGTTTTCCCAGTCAAGACAAATTCTAAACATCATCGAACGCCTCTTAAAGAATAGGCACTTTAAGATATTGCGAATCGATGGAACAATTACTCATCTTGTGGAAcgagaaaaaagaattaacttATTCCAGCAAAATAAAGATTACTCTGTTTTTCTGCTTACCAGTCAAGTAGGTGGTGTTGGCTTAACATTAACTGCAGCAACTAGAGTGGTCATTTTTGACCCTAGCTGGAATCCTGCAACTGATGCTCAAGCTGTGGATAGAGTTTACCGAAttggacaaaaagaaaatgttgtggTTTATAGGCTAATCACTTGTGGGACTgtagaggaaaaaatatacagaagacAGGTTTTCAAGGACTCATTAATAAGACAAACTACTGGTGATAAGAAGAACCCTTTTCGATATTTTAGTAAACAAGAATTAAGAGAGCTCTTTACAATCGAGGATTTTCAGAACTCTGCAACCCAGCTGCAGCTTCAGTCTTTGCATGCTGCTCAGAGGAGATCTGATAAGAAACTAGATGAACACATTGCCTACCTGCACTCTTTGGGGATAGCTGGAATCTCAGACCATGATTTGATGTACACACGTGATCTGTCTGATAAAGAAGAGCTTGATGTGATAGAAGAATCTCACTATATTCAACAAAGGGTTCAGAAAGCTCAATTCCTTGTTGGATTAGAGTCTCAaaatacagaaatggaaagacaaagaGCTGGAATTGAAGGGATCTGGCTGAGGGAACCTGTATTTCCTTCTCAAACAAGGAAGAAATGCCCTGCATTGAATAAACCACAGCCTCGGCCTTCACGTCTTCTAACTACTCTTCATAGCCAGGAAGAAGAAATCAGTTCCCAAATGGCAAGTGTAATTATTGATGACCTGCTGGAAGAGAGTGAGAAACAAGATCTCTCCAGTATGAAGATGAACGTTACTGTCCTGCAAGATGGTAGGCACCCACGTGAAAGTACATTTGATGCTGACTTGGTAGCTACTTCACCCAAGGGGTGTGGGAGTGTAGGAGAAATCTGGAGCGACTCTTTATCAGGAATGGCTCTACAAAAAGAGGCATCGCGAGAGGGGCCTACGAAGGAGGCACtgcatgataaccctctgggaagttttaattatttgcttAGCAAATCAGTCAGAGCTGATCTTGGGCCAAATCTAGATCAAGTAAAGGATGATGAGATTTTAAATCCCTGGAGTCGCTGGCCTGTTAATCCCATCACAAgtgaaaatcaaaatacagaatcGAATGCCTCTGTTCTTACAATAGCCGATGATGACCTGTCAGCATCCCACAGTGCACTGCAAGATGCTCAAGCAACTGAGGCCCAGTTGGAAGAGCAACCTTTAGCATCTTCACCACAATATGTGTGTGATTTCAACCTTTTCTTGGAAGACTCTGCAGACAATGGAAAACTTTCCAGTCACTCTTTGGAGCATGttgagaaagaaaatagcttGTGTGGCTCTGCAGCTGATGCTGGAGCAGAGTTTGTGCCTAGCAAAGCATGTCTCAGTGTGGATCTTTCTGAGAAAGATGATGAGGCAGAAGAAGAAGTAGTTAAtgtgaaagtcagaaataaaGCTAGAAGGATTGTTTCAGATGGTGAAGAGGAACATGATACTTTAAAAGATGCTTCAATCACAAATCCATTCAACCTATCTCCCTTTcagttctcatctgtaaaacaatttGATGCTTCAACTCCCAAAAATGACATCAGTCCACCTGGAAAGTTCTTTTCACCTAAAATACCTGATAGTGTAAATAAGTCTATAAACTCTAGAAGATCCCTGGCTTCTAGGAGGTCTCTTATTAATGTGGTTTTAGACCATGTGGAAGATATGGAGGAAAGACTTGACAGCAGCAGTGAAGCAAAGGTTGCTGGAGATTAcctggaggaaggagcagaggaaagCAGTGGCGAAGCCTCAGAGTGGACAGAAGAGGATCCTTCCGGAGAAATGTTGTCTTCAGAAAAGAAGTCCAGCCAGTTAGCTCCACCTGAGCCTGGTGCTCTAGCTCAAGAGCCCTCTTCTGACCCTGCGCCTTTGTCCAGTGGACAGTTGGTTGATTCTCCCCAGGACAGGGCGGTGGAGGCTGTGAACGACTATGAGACTCTGGTAAGGCGtggaaaagaactgaaagagTGTGGAAACATACAGGAGGCCTTAAACTGCTTAGTTAAAGCACTTGACATAAAGAGTGCAGATCCTGAAGTCATGCTCATGACTTTAAGTTTGTATAAGCAACTTAATAAAACTTGA